One segment of Nostoc piscinale CENA21 DNA contains the following:
- a CDS encoding nickel-dependent hydrogenase large subunit: MGKQTLDISPVGRVEGDLDVRVEIADGYVVNAWTHAELFRGFEIILRGKDPQAGLIVTPRICGICGGSHLTSASWALDTAWGTEVPRNAILARNLGQIVETIQSIPRYFYGLFAIDLTNKNYRSSRFYDEAVRRFSAFTGKSYELGVTISAKPVEIYALLGGQWPHSSYMVPGGVMCAPTLTDITRAWAILEYFRTNWLEPVWLGCSLERYEEIQTYDDFMNWLDEDIKHRESDLGFYWRMGLDIGLDKYGAGVGRYVTWGYLAHEDRYQKPTIEGRNAAMIMKSGVYDSFTDTHTLMDQSFARENLTHSWYDEGTTDIHPSDRTTKPIANNTKDFDNAYSWASAVLHKDFGRLEAGPLARQLVAGGNHGESWQHHDGFILDVFKKMGGANIHVRQLARLHEIVKLYRQAEHCLREFKLNDPWYIKPTEKDGKGWGATEAARGALCHWVDIEGGKIKNYQVIAPGTWNIGPRDGQDKRGPIEEALVGTPIEDPTDPVEVGHVARSFDSCLVCTVHAHDAKTGEELARFRTA, translated from the coding sequence ATGGGAAAACAAACATTAGATATATCACCCGTCGGGAGAGTCGAGGGTGATTTAGATGTCCGCGTGGAAATTGCCGACGGCTATGTAGTCAACGCTTGGACTCACGCCGAACTCTTTCGTGGCTTTGAAATCATCCTCCGTGGTAAAGACCCTCAAGCCGGATTAATTGTCACACCCCGGATTTGCGGTATTTGCGGCGGTTCTCACCTCACCTCTGCATCTTGGGCGTTGGATACAGCCTGGGGTACAGAAGTGCCACGCAACGCCATCTTAGCCAGAAACCTCGGTCAAATTGTCGAAACTATCCAAAGTATCCCCCGCTACTTTTATGGATTGTTCGCCATTGACCTAACAAATAAAAACTACCGTAGTAGTCGCTTCTATGATGAAGCCGTCCGCCGCTTTTCTGCGTTCACTGGGAAATCTTACGAACTTGGTGTGACTATTTCCGCCAAACCTGTAGAAATTTATGCTCTCTTGGGTGGACAGTGGCCTCACAGCAGTTATATGGTTCCTGGTGGTGTGATGTGCGCCCCCACCCTCACCGACATTACCCGCGCCTGGGCAATTTTAGAATACTTCCGCACCAACTGGTTAGAACCAGTATGGTTAGGCTGTTCTTTAGAACGCTACGAAGAAATTCAGACTTACGACGACTTCATGAACTGGTTAGATGAAGACATCAAACATCGTGAATCTGACTTAGGCTTTTATTGGCGGATGGGTCTAGATATTGGTCTAGATAAATATGGTGCTGGCGTTGGTAGATATGTCACTTGGGGATATTTAGCCCATGAGGATAGATACCAAAAACCCACCATTGAAGGGCGTAATGCGGCGATGATTATGAAGAGTGGGGTGTATGATAGCTTCACTGATACTCACACCTTGATGGATCAATCCTTCGCCCGTGAGAATTTAACCCATTCTTGGTACGATGAAGGGACAACAGATATTCATCCGAGCGATCGCACCACAAAACCCATCGCTAACAATACAAAAGACTTCGACAACGCCTATTCTTGGGCGAGTGCAGTTCTTCACAAAGACTTCGGACGCTTAGAAGCAGGCCCCTTGGCGCGTCAGTTAGTAGCAGGTGGTAATCACGGCGAATCTTGGCAACATCATGATGGCTTCATCTTAGATGTATTCAAGAAAATGGGCGGTGCTAACATTCACGTCCGTCAGTTAGCCAGACTCCACGAAATCGTTAAACTATATCGCCAAGCCGAACACTGTTTGCGCGAATTCAAGTTAAACGACCCTTGGTATATTAAACCCACAGAAAAAGACGGCAAAGGCTGGGGCGCAACGGAAGCTGCAAGGGGTGCTTTGTGTCACTGGGTAGATATAGAAGGCGGTAAGATTAAGAACTACCAAGTAATTGCCCCCGGTACTTGGAACATCGGCCCCCGTGACGGTCAAGATAAACGCGGCCCCATTGAAGAAGCGTTAGTCGGGACACCTATTGAAGATCCAACTGATCCTGTAGAAGTTGGACACGTCGCCCGTTCTTTTGATTCCTGTCTTGTGTGTACAGTCCACGCCCACGATGCGAAGACAGGCGAGGAGTTGGCGCGTTTTCGGACGGCTTAA
- a CDS encoding type II toxin-antitoxin system RelE/ParE family toxin translates to MDYVLVFRPEVRDELDEAYSWYENQQAGLGDEFLECVDDILNRICQIPESYAVVYNDIRRAILQRFPYAVYYRIVSSRIIVIAIFHGRRNPAIWQKRN, encoded by the coding sequence ATGGATTACGTTTTAGTATTTCGTCCAGAAGTTCGTGATGAACTTGATGAGGCGTATAGTTGGTATGAAAATCAGCAAGCTGGACTTGGCGATGAGTTTTTGGAATGTGTGGACGATATTCTAAATAGAATTTGCCAAATCCCAGAATCTTATGCTGTTGTCTATAACGATATAAGAAGAGCGATTTTACAGCGTTTTCCTTATGCAGTTTACTATCGAATTGTCTCTAGCCGAATTATTGTAATAGCAATTTTTCACGGGCGAAGAAATCCCGCAATTTGGCAAAAGCGAAATTAG
- the apcB gene encoding allophycocyanin subunit beta, translated as MRDAVTTLIKNYDVAGRYFDRNAIDSLKSYFESGTARVQAAAAINSNAAAIVKQAGAKLFEELPELIRPGGNAYTTRRYAACLRDMDYYLRYATYALVAGNTNVLDERVLQGLRETYNSLGVPIGPTVRGVQIMKDIVKEQVAAAGVANAAFVDEPFDHITRELSEQDV; from the coding sequence ATGCGCGATGCAGTTACAACTTTAATTAAGAATTATGACGTAGCTGGACGTTATTTTGACCGGAATGCGATTGACAGTCTGAAATCTTATTTTGAAAGTGGTACAGCACGGGTACAAGCTGCGGCTGCTATCAATTCAAATGCGGCTGCAATTGTCAAGCAAGCTGGTGCTAAGTTATTTGAAGAACTACCAGAATTGATTCGTCCCGGTGGCAATGCCTATACAACTCGTCGTTATGCGGCTTGTTTGCGCGATATGGACTATTACCTCCGCTACGCTACTTATGCGTTAGTTGCAGGTAACACCAATGTATTGGATGAGCGTGTATTACAAGGCTTGAGAGAAACTTACAATTCTTTAGGTGTACCTATTGGGCCGACAGTTCGCGGTGTGCAAATCATGAAGGATATTGTCAAGGAACAAGTAGCAGCAGCAGGCGTAGCTAATGCTGCTTTTGTTGATGAGCCTTTTGACCATATCACCCGCGAGTTAAGTGAACAGGATGTTTAG
- a CDS encoding HNH endonuclease produces the protein MVTIPVALRRLVIQRAADRCEYCCLSQAGQAATFHIDHITPVVAGGTTTVNNLALACVSCSLRKVARQLVEDPETGEKVPIFNPRQQVWTEHFSWNGVQVFGLTPTGRATINALNMNRAIILAIRAEEELLGRHPPS, from the coding sequence ATGGTAACAATCCCTGTTGCTTTACGTCGATTAGTCATTCAAAGAGCAGCTGATCGCTGTGAGTATTGCTGTTTGTCTCAAGCAGGTCAAGCAGCAACCTTTCATATCGATCACATTACACCAGTTGTGGCAGGCGGTACAACAACAGTAAATAATTTAGCACTAGCTTGTGTATCATGTTCTTTACGTAAAGTGGCTCGACAACTAGTTGAAGATCCAGAAACAGGTGAAAAAGTACCAATCTTTAACCCCCGTCAACAAGTTTGGACAGAACACTTTAGTTGGAATGGTGTACAAGTTTTTGGATTAACACCTACAGGACGAGCAACCATTAACGCACTCAACATGAATCGTGCAATTATACTGGCAATTAGAGCAGAAGAAGAATTGCTAGGTCGTCATCCGCCCTCTTAA
- a CDS encoding restriction endonuclease subunit R, translated as MLVEAKSCQEKPEVHDGQLRSYFNAILTAQISIVTNGVEYRFFTDLENIHIMDKEAFFTFNILDYTPKDIENLKLFHRDNFDAAKIKNDAEEMLYSQGISELIDRLLVSPSDKFVHFLIKELGTVAPKFEFRGNVVNAKVINRFQPIVKRSIQTSLLSLITRSVNQEMTHLTKDRDFASSEQVETDVTNGLEDEDKTEVITTEEELAAFNTIQSITKTSTKYNLEIQKRDTVSYFGINLGKTTWWFLRLYLSSTKKSFIARIHPDEAKRLAPGFEIQDVPGVNAEMVSKIKIDSIDDFNKLKPLILRCYEIEASKH; from the coding sequence ATGCTAGTTGAGGCTAAGTCTTGTCAGGAAAAACCAGAGGTTCATGACGGGCAGTTGAGAAGTTACTTCAATGCAATTTTAACTGCTCAAATTAGCATTGTTACTAATGGTGTGGAATACCGATTTTTCACTGATTTAGAGAATATCCACATAATGGATAAAGAAGCATTTTTTACATTTAATATTCTAGACTATACTCCTAAAGATATAGAAAATCTGAAGCTGTTTCACCGTGATAACTTTGATGCGGCTAAGATTAAGAATGATGCTGAAGAAATGCTCTACTCCCAAGGCATAAGTGAATTAATAGACAGACTCTTAGTTTCTCCTTCAGATAAATTTGTTCACTTTTTAATTAAGGAACTTGGTACAGTTGCACCAAAATTTGAATTTCGAGGGAATGTAGTTAATGCAAAAGTTATTAATAGATTTCAGCCCATTGTTAAACGCTCAATTCAAACAAGTTTATTATCATTGATTACTCGTTCAGTGAACCAAGAAATGACCCATTTGACAAAGGATCGAGATTTTGCGAGTTCAGAACAGGTAGAAACAGATGTCACTAATGGTTTGGAAGATGAGGATAAAACTGAGGTCATTACAACAGAAGAGGAGTTAGCAGCTTTTAATACAATTCAGTCAATTACAAAAACTTCCACAAAATATAATTTGGAAATACAAAAGAGAGATACTGTTTCATATTTTGGGATTAATCTTGGTAAAACAACATGGTGGTTTTTGCGATTATATCTATCCTCAACTAAGAAAAGTTTTATTGCTAGAATACATCCAGATGAAGCAAAAAGATTAGCCCCTGGTTTTGAAATTCAGGATGTACCAGGAGTGAACGCTGAAATGGTGTCAAAAATAAAGATTGATTCGATAGATGATTTTAATAAGCTAAAGCCTTTAATTTTACGATGCTATGAAATAGAAGCATCAAAACACTAA
- the gltX gene encoding glutamate--tRNA ligase has product MTVRVRIAPSPTGNLHIGTARTAVFNWLFAHHHGGKFILRIEDTDLERSRPEYTENILAGLRWLGLNWDEGPFFQSQRLDLYKTAVQKLLAQGLAYRCYTTPEELEALREAQKAKGEAPRYDNRHRNLTPEQEAAFQAEGRSFVIRFKIDDDREIVWNDLVRDKMVWRGSDLGGDMVIARASADGIGQPLYNFVVVVDDIDMQITHVIRGEDHIANTAKQILLYEALGAEAPIFAHSPLILNMDGRKLSKRDGVTSISDFQKMGFTAEALVNYMTLLGWSPPDSTQEIFTLEAAAKEFSFERVNKAGAKFDWAKLDWLNSQYIHNMPVEKLTDLLIPVWQEAGYNVEGRERPWLEQLVGLIGPSLTRLVEAVDMSKIFFSDTVELSEEGSKQLQQEGSSAVLSAILAASENQPDFTETAAQEIIKQVVKQQNVKKGLVMRSLRVALTGDVHGPDLIQSWLLLNHLGLDKSRLNQAISS; this is encoded by the coding sequence GTGACTGTTAGAGTCCGTATTGCACCAAGCCCAACTGGCAATTTACATATTGGTACAGCCAGAACTGCTGTATTTAACTGGTTATTTGCCCACCACCACGGGGGTAAGTTTATTTTACGTATTGAAGACACAGACCTAGAGCGATCGCGCCCCGAATATACCGAAAATATCTTAGCGGGATTACGCTGGCTGGGACTCAACTGGGACGAAGGCCCGTTTTTCCAATCTCAGCGCCTAGATTTGTACAAAACAGCAGTCCAAAAACTGTTAGCTCAAGGATTAGCTTATCGCTGCTACACCACCCCAGAAGAATTAGAGGCGTTGCGCGAAGCCCAAAAAGCCAAAGGTGAAGCACCCCGCTACGACAACCGTCATCGCAACCTCACCCCAGAACAAGAAGCCGCATTCCAAGCCGAAGGACGTAGCTTTGTCATCCGGTTCAAAATCGATGATGACCGCGAAATTGTCTGGAATGACTTGGTACGGGACAAAATGGTGTGGCGCGGGAGTGACCTTGGTGGTGATATGGTCATTGCTCGTGCTTCCGCAGACGGTATTGGTCAACCACTGTACAACTTTGTGGTGGTAGTTGATGACATTGATATGCAAATTACCCATGTCATTCGCGGTGAAGACCACATAGCCAACACCGCCAAGCAAATTTTGTTATACGAAGCTTTGGGAGCAGAAGCCCCAATATTTGCCCACTCGCCGCTAATTTTAAATATGGATGGGCGCAAACTATCCAAGCGGGATGGTGTGACTTCGATTTCCGACTTTCAGAAAATGGGTTTCACCGCCGAGGCCTTGGTCAATTACATGACTTTATTGGGTTGGTCGCCACCAGATTCTACTCAAGAAATCTTCACCCTAGAGGCTGCTGCTAAAGAATTTAGCTTTGAACGGGTGAATAAAGCCGGTGCTAAATTTGACTGGGCGAAACTAGATTGGCTCAACAGTCAATATATCCACAATATGCCAGTGGAGAAGCTGACAGATTTGCTCATACCTGTTTGGCAAGAAGCTGGATATAACGTAGAGGGGCGAGAACGTCCTTGGTTAGAGCAGTTAGTTGGTTTAATCGGCCCTAGTTTGACTCGTTTGGTGGAAGCTGTAGACATGAGCAAAATCTTTTTCAGCGACACCGTAGAATTGAGTGAAGAGGGCAGTAAACAACTGCAACAAGAAGGTTCCTCTGCTGTGTTGAGTGCAATACTCGCCGCCTCAGAAAATCAACCCGACTTCACAGAAACAGCTGCTCAAGAAATTATTAAACAGGTGGTAAAACAACAGAACGTCAAGAAAGGCTTAGTGATGCGATCGCTCCGTGTCGCTTTAACCGGTGATGTTCATGGCCCCGACCTGATTCAATCTTGGTTACTGCTGAATCATCTTGGTTTAGATAAGTCAAGGTTGAATCAAGCAATTAGTTCGTAA
- the glnA gene encoding type I glutamate--ammonia ligase, with the protein MTTPQEVLKLIQDQNIQMIDLKFIDTPGTWQHLTVYHNQIDESSFSDGVPFDGSSIRGWKGIEESDMTMVLDPNTAWIDPFMAEPTLSIICSIKEPRTGEWYSRCPRVIAQKAVDYLVSTGIGDTTFFGPEAEFFIFDDVRFDQTANSGYYYVDSVEGRWNSGRQEGPNLGYKPRFKEGYFPVSPTDSFQDIRTEMLLTMAKCGVPIEKQHHEVATGGQCELGFRFGKLIEAADWLMTYKYVIKNVAKKYGKTVTFMPKPIFGDNGSGMHCHQSIWKDGKPLFAGDKYAGLSEMALHYIGGILKHAPALLAITNPTTNSYKRLVPGYEAPVNLAYSQGNRSASVRIPLSGTNPKAKRLEFRCPDATSNPYLAFAAMLCAGLDGIKNKIDPGEPLDKNIYELSPEELAKVPSTPGSLDKALAALENDHAFLTETGVFTEDFIQNWIDYKLANEVEQLQLRPHPYEFYLYYDC; encoded by the coding sequence ATGACAACCCCACAAGAAGTCTTGAAATTGATCCAAGACCAAAACATTCAGATGATTGATCTGAAATTCATCGATACACCAGGAACATGGCAGCACTTGACCGTGTACCATAACCAAATCGATGAAAGTTCATTCTCTGATGGCGTACCTTTCGACGGTTCCAGTATTCGGGGTTGGAAAGGTATTGAAGAATCAGACATGACAATGGTGTTAGATCCCAACACAGCTTGGATCGACCCATTCATGGCAGAGCCAACCTTAAGCATAATCTGTAGCATTAAGGAACCCCGCACAGGAGAATGGTACAGCCGTTGCCCGCGCGTGATTGCTCAAAAAGCTGTTGATTATCTAGTTTCTACTGGTATTGGTGATACCACTTTCTTTGGGCCTGAAGCTGAATTCTTCATTTTTGATGATGTCCGCTTCGACCAAACCGCCAACTCCGGTTACTACTACGTAGACTCTGTAGAAGGTCGTTGGAACTCTGGTAGACAAGAAGGCCCCAACTTGGGTTACAAACCACGCTTCAAAGAAGGTTATTTCCCAGTGTCGCCTACCGACAGTTTCCAAGACATTCGGACAGAAATGTTGCTGACAATGGCAAAATGTGGTGTCCCCATTGAAAAGCAACACCACGAAGTAGCAACTGGTGGTCAGTGCGAACTCGGCTTCCGCTTCGGTAAGTTAATTGAAGCGGCTGACTGGTTGATGACTTACAAATATGTCATCAAAAACGTAGCTAAGAAATACGGCAAAACCGTTACCTTCATGCCAAAACCAATTTTTGGCGATAACGGTTCCGGTATGCACTGTCACCAGTCAATTTGGAAAGATGGCAAGCCTCTATTTGCTGGCGATAAGTATGCTGGTTTGAGTGAAATGGCATTGCATTACATTGGTGGCATTCTCAAACACGCACCAGCACTATTAGCTATCACCAACCCCACCACAAATTCCTACAAACGTCTAGTACCAGGTTACGAAGCACCTGTTAACTTGGCTTACTCCCAAGGAAACCGTTCTGCTTCTGTGCGTATTCCTCTCTCTGGCACTAACCCCAAAGCTAAACGCTTAGAGTTCCGTTGTCCAGACGCTACTTCTAACCCTTACTTGGCATTTGCAGCTATGCTTTGTGCTGGCTTGGATGGTATCAAGAACAAAATTGACCCAGGCGAGCCTCTAGATAAAAATATCTATGAACTGTCTCCAGAAGAGTTGGCAAAAGTTCCTTCTACCCCAGGTTCTCTAGATAAAGCATTAGCAGCCCTAGAGAATGACCACGCTTTCTTGACTGAAACCGGCGTGTTCACAGAAGACTTTATCCAAAACTGGATTGACTACAAACTAGCTAATGAAGTTGAGCAGTTGCAGTTGCGTCCTCATCCTTATGAGTTTTATCTCTACTATGACTGCTAA
- a CDS encoding element excision factor XisI family protein codes for MFGYRHQHHRNRSGLPLKRSTHFHTPTLAQSSSHGRKIQYDGTSEPVVEALLAAGILHKDIVLGFHPAELRQYTDFAIY; via the coding sequence ATGTTCGGATATCGTCACCAACATCACAGGAACAGGTCTGGACTGCCTTTAAAACGCTCGACGCATTTCCATACGCCAACTCTGGCACAAAGCAGCTCTCACGGCAGAAAGATTCAATATGATGGCACGTCTGAGCCAGTGGTAGAAGCATTGTTAGCAGCAGGTATCCTACATAAAGATATTGTTTTGGGTTTCCATCCCGCAGAATTGCGCCAATACACAGATTTTGCTATATATTGA
- a CDS encoding DUF6887 family protein, giving the protein MSKPNFQAMSQKELHDYVLTHRDDQEAFYAYIDKLHAEANWIEMPPLESLQDLNNYPEFIERFRGNYQA; this is encoded by the coding sequence ATGAGTAAGCCTAACTTTCAAGCTATGAGTCAGAAAGAATTACATGATTATGTTCTTACTCATCGGGATGACCAAGAAGCTTTTTATGCTTACATAGATAAATTGCACGCGGAAGCAAATTGGATTGAAATGCCACCATTAGAATCATTGCAGGATTTGAATAATTATCCTGAATTTATTGAACGTTTTCGTGGCAATTATCAAGCATGA
- the ftsH2 gene encoding ATP-dependent zinc metalloprotease FtsH2 yields MKFSWRVLVLWTLPALVIGFFFWQGAFANAPADMGKNAANTRMTYGRFLEYLDADRVTSVDLYEGGRTAIVEAIDPDIENRIQRWRVDLPISAPELISKLKEKQISFDAHPMRNDGAIWGLLGNLVFPILLITGLFFLFRRSSNLPGGPGQAMSFGKSRARFQMEAKTGVKFDDVAGIEEAKEELQEVVTFLKQPERFTAVGARIPKGVLLVGPPGTGKTLLAKAIAGEAGVPFFSISGSEFVEMFVGVGASRVRDLFKKAKDNAPCIIFIDEIDAVGRQRGAGIGGGNDEREQTLNQLLTEMDGFEGNTGIIIIAATNRPDVLDAALLRPGRFDRQVTVDAPDIKGRLEILQVHARNKKLDPSVSLEAISRRTPGFTGADLANLLNEAAILTARRRKEAITLREIDDAVDRVVAGMEGTPLVDSKSKRLIAYHEIGHALVGTLLKDHDPVQKVTLIPRGQAQGLTWFTPNEEQGLISRSQLKARITGALGGRAAEEVIFGSAEVTTGAGGDLQQVTGMARQMVTRFGMSDLGPLSLESQQGEVFLGRDWTTRSEYSEAIASRIDAQVRVIVEQCYEHAKQIMREHRTVTDRIVDLLIEKETIDGEEFRQIVAEYTDVPEKQQYVPQL; encoded by the coding sequence ATGAAATTCTCTTGGAGAGTCCTAGTACTCTGGACATTGCCTGCTTTGGTAATTGGCTTTTTCTTCTGGCAAGGAGCATTTGCTAACGCTCCTGCGGATATGGGTAAGAATGCTGCCAATACCCGCATGACTTACGGGCGTTTTCTAGAATACTTGGATGCCGATCGCGTCACTAGCGTAGATTTGTATGAAGGCGGTAGAACGGCAATTGTCGAAGCTATTGATCCAGATATCGAAAATCGCATTCAGCGGTGGCGGGTAGACCTGCCAATTAGCGCCCCTGAGTTAATTAGCAAGCTTAAAGAAAAACAAATTAGTTTTGATGCTCACCCTATGCGTAATGATGGCGCAATTTGGGGATTATTAGGCAATCTTGTTTTCCCAATTTTATTGATCACTGGATTGTTCTTTTTGTTCCGTCGCTCCAGCAATCTTCCTGGCGGCCCTGGACAAGCAATGAGCTTTGGTAAATCCAGAGCGCGTTTTCAAATGGAAGCCAAAACAGGTGTGAAATTTGACGATGTGGCTGGTATCGAAGAAGCCAAAGAAGAACTACAAGAAGTTGTTACCTTCCTCAAACAGCCAGAAAGATTTACGGCTGTTGGCGCACGCATTCCTAAAGGTGTGTTGTTAGTCGGCCCTCCAGGTACAGGTAAAACTTTACTGGCAAAAGCGATCGCTGGTGAAGCTGGTGTACCTTTCTTCAGCATTTCCGGTTCGGAATTTGTGGAAATGTTCGTCGGTGTGGGTGCTTCTCGCGTCCGCGACTTGTTTAAAAAAGCAAAAGATAACGCACCTTGTATCATCTTCATCGATGAAATTGACGCTGTAGGTAGACAACGGGGTGCAGGTATCGGTGGCGGTAACGATGAGAGAGAACAAACCCTCAACCAGTTGCTGACCGAAATGGATGGTTTTGAAGGTAACACAGGGATTATTATTATTGCTGCTACCAACCGTCCCGACGTATTAGACGCAGCCTTGTTACGTCCTGGTCGTTTTGACAGACAAGTAACTGTCGATGCGCCAGATATCAAAGGACGTTTGGAAATTCTGCAAGTTCATGCACGTAACAAGAAATTAGACCCCAGCGTATCATTAGAAGCGATCTCTCGCCGGACTCCTGGTTTTACTGGTGCAGATTTAGCCAACTTACTCAACGAAGCGGCAATTCTCACCGCCAGAAGACGTAAGGAAGCCATCACCCTGCGCGAAATCGACGATGCGGTTGACCGCGTAGTTGCAGGGATGGAAGGAACTCCTTTGGTAGACAGCAAGAGCAAGCGTTTAATTGCTTACCACGAAATTGGTCACGCTTTGGTGGGGACTTTACTCAAAGACCATGACCCAGTACAGAAAGTAACTTTGATTCCACGGGGACAAGCACAGGGTTTAACTTGGTTTACCCCCAACGAAGAACAAGGTTTAATTTCTCGTTCTCAACTCAAAGCCAGAATTACTGGTGCTTTGGGTGGACGTGCAGCCGAAGAAGTCATTTTTGGTTCTGCGGAAGTGACAACTGGTGCTGGCGGTGACTTGCAGCAAGTAACCGGAATGGCGCGTCAAATGGTGACTCGGTTTGGGATGTCTGACTTAGGGCCACTTTCCTTAGAAAGTCAACAAGGAGAAGTATTCCTCGGTCGTGACTGGACAACCCGATCTGAATATTCCGAAGCGATCGCTTCTCGCATTGATGCTCAAGTAAGAGTTATCGTTGAACAATGCTATGAACACGCCAAACAAATTATGCGTGAACATCGCACCGTCACAGACCGCATCGTTGATTTACTCATTGAAAAAGAAACCATCGACGGCGAAGAATTCCGCCAAATCGTTGCTGAATATACTGATGTCCCTGAAAAACAACAGTATGTACCGCAACTGTAA
- a CDS encoding hydrogenase small subunit, giving the protein MTNVLWLQGGACSGNTMSFLNAEEPTVCDLISDFGINVLWHPSLGLELGNNLQTLLWDCILGKVPLDILVFEGSVVNAPNGTGEWNRFADRPMKDWLIDLAQAASFIVAVGDCATWGGIPAMSPNPSESQGLQFLKRQEGGFLGKDFRAKSGLPVINIPGCPAHPDWITQILVAIATGRIGDIALDELNRPQTFFNTFTQTGCTRNVHFAYKATTAEFGQRKGCLFYDLGCRGPMTHSSCNRILWNRVSSKTRAGMPCLGCTEPEFPFFDLKPGTVFKTQTVMGVPKELPPGVNKKDYALLTMVAKDAAPPWAEEDFFTV; this is encoded by the coding sequence ATGACTAACGTACTCTGGCTGCAAGGTGGTGCCTGTTCGGGCAACACCATGTCGTTTCTAAATGCCGAAGAACCGACAGTATGCGACCTCATATCTGACTTTGGCATTAACGTGCTTTGGCATCCTTCCTTGGGGTTGGAATTAGGCAATAACTTACAAACCCTGCTGTGGGACTGCATCTTAGGTAAAGTCCCTTTAGATATTTTGGTATTTGAAGGCAGTGTAGTAAATGCCCCCAACGGCACAGGTGAATGGAATCGCTTTGCCGATCGCCCGATGAAAGATTGGTTAATAGACCTAGCCCAAGCTGCCAGCTTCATAGTTGCTGTCGGAGATTGTGCCACATGGGGCGGGATTCCCGCAATGTCGCCCAACCCCAGCGAATCCCAAGGCTTGCAGTTTCTCAAGCGGCAAGAAGGCGGCTTTTTAGGTAAAGATTTCCGCGCCAAATCTGGTTTACCTGTGATCAATATTCCGGGATGTCCTGCACACCCTGATTGGATAACGCAGATATTAGTGGCGATCGCTACCGGACGCATCGGCGATATTGCTTTGGATGAACTCAATCGCCCCCAAACCTTCTTCAACACCTTTACCCAAACAGGTTGTACTCGCAACGTCCACTTTGCCTACAAAGCCACAACCGCCGAATTTGGTCAACGTAAAGGCTGTCTCTTCTACGACTTAGGCTGTCGCGGCCCCATGACTCATTCATCCTGCAACCGCATCCTCTGGAACCGCGTCTCATCCAAAACCCGCGCTGGAATGCCGTGTTTAGGTTGTACAGAACCAGAATTTCCCTTCTTTGACCTCAAACCCGGAACCGTATTTAAGACTCAAACAGTGATGGGCGTTCCCAAAGAACTACCGCCAGGAGTCAACAAAAAAGACTACGCCCTCTTAACAATGGTCGCTAAAGATGCAGCACCACCTTGGGCAGAAGAAGACTTTTTCACAGTTTAG
- a CDS encoding addiction module protein, translating to MDFTATLNEIKTLTIEERIRLVQAIWDSIAAEQTYPDITEPQKQELERRINDYEANPDNVMTWDEIKASIKRQ from the coding sequence ATGGATTTTACAGCCACTTTAAATGAGATTAAAACCCTCACTATTGAAGAACGCATTCGTCTTGTGCAAGCTATTTGGGACAGCATTGCAGCAGAACAGACTTATCCCGATATTACAGAACCACAAAAACAAGAACTTGAGCGCCGAATTAATGATTACGAAGCTAATCCAGATAATGTTATGACATGGGATGAAATCAAAGCCTCAATTAAAAGACAATAA
- a CDS encoding DUF6888 family protein: protein MDERTGNIFVLAGEENIIEIYPNGRWRYIG from the coding sequence ATGGATGAACGGACAGGAAATATATTCGTGCTGGCTGGCGAGGAAAATATTATAGAAATATACCCTAATGGACGGTGGAGGTACATCGGATGA